The nucleotide window GTTGTTACCTTGTCACACTTTTTCTTAAAACTAGTCAGAAAAAGGTGATAACCATACTTGTGTTCCGGATGTGCATTTGTAAACTGAACAGATCTGTGGTTATGCGTGATAATATGAATTTCAGACAACTTATGTTAAAGTTTTCAATGTACAGTGACATCATTATGTGGCATACCCTGCTTGAGACACCAACGTAGTAAAATTTGCATGGCAATATATGTGGCTGGTTGATTTAATGTTTCATAGGGCAGTTTTCTTGTCAGCTTGTAGGATCACATCTTTTTCTTGAATAAGATCCATTGGTTGAAAAAATAAAAGCACAAAAGATTGAGATTGACAAATAGTTcgtaaaaatgattttttttttttttgctaagatAGGTTTCTTCACAACAAATATATCAATGAAACTTTTTCATGATCTTCTTGTCTTGCAGAATTGAGAAGGGAGATATCTGGGACACAGGGAAGTGGTGAAAAAGTAAGCAATGCCGGCTTCTCTTTGTCTTTAAGCAGATTTATCTCTAAGATAACTAAGTTTTCCTTTTCCCTATCTTctaacttttttcttttcaatgaaAATTACTTGTAGTTAGTGGCTTCAAAAGGGGTTGAAGTGGAGAGAGAGATACTTGAAGCAGAGCACTCTTTTTTAACAGATAAATTGGGATTGTTGCAGGAAAAGGTGACCCAACTTTTTGCACCATCCAAATTTACTTCTCTGCTGGATCTTTTTGAACTAATATAGGACCAGGATAGCATAATACCTTTGGAAACATTGGATCTGAGTGGATCGTGTATTcacctatgttgctcggactctccgaaaatatCGCCGGGTGCGTGTCGGATTCTCCAAAAGCAGTGTATTTTTGGAGAATCCGACATGGGTGCGGCAgtattttggagagtccgcgcaacataggtATTCACTGTATTCCATCTTTATTTGAAGCACTTCTGCTAGAACATTTAAATGTTGGAAAATCGCTACTATTTGGGTTTTGGCCCAGAAAATATGTCTACTTTGTGAATACCTGATCGTTACTGCTGCCATATGAACCATTGTGTTAGTAATTAGTATGTAAATGTTTTATGTGATACTACAGCTATGAGAAAAAGACCATTTTCTTCTGTAGAATACTTGCCTTGCATATGGTGGATCCTGCATAACTAATATTTAGAGACTGCAAGCATGAAATTGAAACACTGTTTTAGTATGTCGGAGATGCTAGTGGACATTATTTTAAGAAATTGATgtaagagtgtaaaagcatgattGAGTTGTATGCAAGATCGAAAATAGAATGGCTATTGCTTTGCTTTCTCTATGATGTTAAACTCATCTAATTCGGTGGATGTGACGGCTGGATCTCAGGCAAAGACACTGGAAAGAAGCATTGAGACAACACAGCATGAACTGGAAAACCCAACTGCAGTGGAAATCGAGCTCAAGCGGAGGCTTGGTCAATTGACTGATCATCTGATTCAGAAACAAGCTCAGGTTCCTCCTCTTAATTAACTGTGACTCGAATATGGAATTTTATTGGGAAGAAGTCTTGCTCTTGATTTTTTAAATGTTCGAGCTGTCTAATACTTTTTATATTTGCTGGTTAACAAAACAAATGAATCTGTTCTATAATCAATATGCCGAAATGCAAACCTTCCTATTAGTAGATATACTGCAGTTTATCTTAGCCACTGACCTACATGTCCAATTGAACTATGAGCTAAAAGTCTTTTGACTTTTGTTTAGGCCATGGCGGCCAGTGCTCCTAAGACCATAAAAGCAATGTTGCAGAAGAAGAATTGTTGCAATGCAGCTCATAAGGGCTGTTGTATAGTGAATCTGGAATTCTTAAATATGTGAAGAACAGCAGTGTTTTCAGATGAACTATCTTTTAGTCCTGTAAATGCTCACAAACATGCTAACTTCCAATAGGGAATCATTACCTGGTTTCTGCAGATGATAGTACATGGATAATAGACAGTTTTTGAAGTTTACTTGTTACTGTAGGTTGAGGCACTGTCTTCTGAGAAGGCCACAATGACGTTTAAAATTGAGGTACATTTATATCCTTAAATAAGATATTTCCATTACAATTGTAATAGCAGATAGTTCACAGAGTGCTCAATCCAatttttcatataatatttagGCGGTTTCAAGGTCGCTAGAAGAAAACAAGTCTATGTTAACTGATTTTCCCAGTACCTCATCAATGGGTGATTTGGAGTCTGGGTTGTGGGAGCTCTCCAACTCAAAGTTGAGGCCTTTGTTTGAAGAAAGAATGCGATCCGGCCAGCAGCATTTGGGATCACTGATTCGGCAGTTGGACTCCATCTTCTGCGCCGGAATGGTGTTTCTCAGAAGAAATCCACCCGCAAAATTATTGTCTCTGGTTTACCTTGTATCCCTTCATCTTTGGGTCATATACATTTTAATGTCTCATGCTCCTGTCTCTGAAGACTCCACTGGTGCAGTTATTTCCTTGGAGAATATCAATAAAACGGGAGGCATGTGAAATCATTTGTTGATGCGTTGAGTCATGCTCGTTGGACCCATCATTTTTGTTTTGGGGTCCTTTCAGTATCTCCATCCCACCTCAGCCAAAAACACAGACGTATAGAAATGCACCAATTTGTTAAACAAACCTCAGATGATTATGACATCTATGGATGATCCTCCTTGTATATCTAGGTCAAAGAATGTATAAGTTTTAAAGGTCGATATGGCTTTCATGGCAAATAGAAATTCAGTGATCTAGATATGGTAATAAACTCGAACAGCTCCTCACTGTTAAGACCTCCACGCCTATCCGTTTCTCTTCCTATATATAACTCTCTCCCTCCTCCCCTCAAAGTTGCAAATATTGATGGAAAATACTTGTATCTGGTGTTCACACTAAATCAAATTATTTAACCATAAGAGGTAAAAGTTAAAGTGAATACTTGTCACTTGTGGTCAAGTGTTAAGAAGTTTATATGAAAAACACATTTAGCAACACATTTCTTCAATGACGCATATTTTAGGTCTTTTGCGTGTGTCAAATATTACTACTTACAACATGCCACTACAAAAGGCATAAGTAAGAAAAAGGTTGGATGACGCCGAGAGGGGCAAAGTAAAAAGAAACTCTAACAAGCATTAAACATATGAACTTTGAACTGCGGCTTTATTGTCAGTGAACACTAAGCAAGCTATGTACGAGTTTACTCGACTATGCGAATGCAATGATCAATCCAAAATACAATTGGGGAACAAAGCAAGAGAAGTTTGGAGACATTTGACTAACACAACCAAAGAGATCGGGTTTGATCAAAAAATTTACATTATTGAACAGCCAAATTAAGTGAATAATTAAGTGAAGCAGGTTTCTAGCATATGTGCATTGGGCAGATAGCAAACTTTTTGCACTGGGATGAAATCCTACAAATTAAGCAGTCAACTCATCTTCGGTTCTACTCTGCTTCCTTGCTGGCTTCTTCTATTCCTTGCAAACAACAAAAATTTCTTTACAATTCCATAACAATGTCTTCGAAATAAAGTTGAATCTTGCAAATAAACAAAATCACACATGCGCCAGAGGCTCTAAGTGAAACCAATTGTAGCTGCAAGGTGCAACAAGCAAAAGTATAGTACAGGAAGAAGAATCCTTATGTACTCAACTTTACTGAAAAATAGAaggcaaaaggaaaaaaaaaaaaaaaggaaagaaaagctGGAAACCATTATCACCCACTGAAGGAAAAAAGACATTTTTCTAGAATGAGGAAGTCCTTCAAGGGGAAATAAGTCAGAAACAAGCCCGTAGGATAATTAAAATCTCATTATTCGTGTATCTTCCGGAATCGTCGAGAATACACagaaaaaagaaacaacacaaaacaaagaaAGAGAATCACCATCAGAAAAGCAAGATTTTAAGCATGATGATTGCAAGATTTCCACTCATGACGAATACATGAAAGAATCTTGATCTAACCAATAAAAAGGGATAAACAAAATACACGTCCAGTTAAGGTTTAGCCTTGTGTACTACAAAACTTGAGATTTGAGTCCCAGCAAACGAGTAGTTATGACACACATATATTTACATATCAACAAAATGTTAAGagtgaattaagttgactttccAGAAGTTCAGAGAGGCTGCTTTCACTAAACTGAAGAAAAGAACCACCTAAAGCCAACATATGTCATATGCATAAATAGAAAAAACTGGGAAGGACAAACGTTTGAGCACAAGATTTAAGTTTTACCAGCTTAGCTCTTCTTGGGGAAGATTGCGACTGTACAAAGGGAACTCAAAAAGAAGTATGGCTTTGAACCACTGAGGAAGATTCCCATACACTCCAGGAGGCAGCAGAATGAGAGGGCTGAAACAGTAATTATATCAATTTTACCATTTTACATTGATAATCAGAGGAAATAGTACTGAGAACTATAAACCGACCTAGTTTTTCTCTTATATGATCTATATGCAGCAACATTTCCAAACTTCTTATCACCTGATGCCTGTTTAATGAGGCACGTAATAGCATAAGTTCATGTTTAGAGGCAAATGTAGTAAGACAAAGGAATGGTTGTACCTCAAGCAGGGGTATGCCACTAACAAAAAGAAGCAGCAAGGTTACAAATACTGGTCCAAACACAACAAGCCATTTAGCACCCTCCAGCACCGGTGTGGAAGCCAGGAAAACACCCCACCAAAGAAAAATCTGAACAGCAGTATAAATTTTTAGCTGGTCCAGTTAAAGATGAAACTGGAAAAATGTGAAAACTGAAACCAAGAAAACAAGCGAGCCATCACTAGCTCTATCAGGTTGAGCCTCACGGACATCAAAACACTCACAATAACTTCTACAAACTCAGAAAACATAGAGGGGACACTTCAAAGGACTTTTTCTAAATAAGAAGACAATTCAAAGGACTAACCTCACCAAAATAGTTTGGATGACGTGAATACTTCCAAAGGCCAACGGTGCACCACCTTCCTCTGTTTTCTGGGGAGTTTTTGAATGCCAACTTTTGTTGGTCAGCTGTAATCTCAACCAAAATCCCACTAGACCACATAATCCAACCAATGATGTCTTGAGCCTGAAGAGGCGGCTGCTTGTCGCTTGCATTAACAACTGTCACTGGTAAACTAACAGTCCATACCCAGATTGCCTGCCATAAAAAATATGTCGTTATTCACAAAAGCAAGATATCTCATTCTGCTGTTGCCTGCGAAAAATAAGTATTCATTCACCAAAGCGAGATATCTCTTTCTGCTGAGAGCACAAAACCAAAATAGAGCAAGATAACTTACAAGTGTGTTTGgataaaggaaaacaaaacctgAAGTATCCAAAATACTGCCAGTTTTCCAAGATTGTCACGTTTGTCATCAAAACGTCTGTCCTCCCCCCACTGTAATATCCTGATATGAAGAAGGGAAAAGACAAAGCTAATGAAAgtccaattttttttctttttgtttgaaaGGTACTATATAGACCATCCATAGATGTGAAAAGATGCTTAAAAATAAAGAAGTGAGGTATAGTAACTTCAAAATTCTTAACGTAGAGTTATCTTCACTAGGAAGTCACAAACTTTCTCTTTCTATTCAAGATTTTCACCATCGCATAATTATGGAAGCTTCAAACAAACTCAAACCAGTTACAGAACTTACATGCGCACAATTCTCGATCGGGATCTTTatagttcttttttcttttgcaggAATTTTCTACATTATTGGTGAGCTGACCATACATTTTCCCTTATACTTAGCCTTCCTCACCccaaccattttttttttttttagctttcTCTACCGTTCTCCTATATTTTCTTCTCTTCCTCCCCGGATTGTTTGTAGATCTCAAAATAGCAATTCAAGTTCAGACGGGATGGAAATAGATTGGCCATATTGTAGAAGTATCTGAGAAAACATATTGGAAGATTTTTATAGAGGTAGTATAATATTAGGAGTActtatcaataataacaacaacatacccagtgtgtTCCCACAAGATCAAGAGTACTTATCATAGTGTTCTTTTGTATACTTATTCGAGCAAAAGATTAAGACGATTGCACCAAAGTTGGAAAACGTTATACACAATTAGAATATTGAAAGGATCATAATCACATAGGAATTTATAATTCTACGACATTGCGAGCACTACAAGGAGAATCTGGAATAAAAGGACCAAtatagcttcttatttctttttaaatGATGATAATAGTTAagcaaaataaggaaaataaaatagACAAGTTTAATAGTAAATAGTATATACTGGCCTTACCTCATTAATAGGAATAGCCCCAATCGAAGGCCCCATATCACTACAAACAGAGACAAAATCACCTGAAAGACAGAATGACCAAACAGAATAAATCTTATGCAACAATATCCTGAGCACTTTCAATTACATATTCGAGCACACTGCAGATTTCAATAAACATGAAATGACAACAATGCATGGGAAACaaaaacaaacagcccaaaaacTAAGTTCTTTGGTCGAATACTGGGAAGCTCTAAAGCTAATACTGTCCAAATTCAACTTATTAAGAATAAATGTTCCCATTTACAGAAATGGAAATGGTTGTCCCAAGCTCCTGGTAACTGACTAACTGTATATGGGGCCTAGGGGAGAGGAAAGGAATTCGGGGAGGGAAAGTGTTTTTTTTTCTCCGTAGGGGAAGGAAAGTAAATACTGCCAAAGCCCTGGGCTGTAAATAACATTTTAACAAAATAACCAAACTGTTAAATCAAAGTAAATCACAAACTGATGCAAAATCTTACTTGTCGAAAGTACCATGAACCATTTAGTACCAAGGTCAAAATAGCAAGTACAATGAAGTTTGTACTTCCTGTATCAAAATAATTGACAGGAAACTAGTTAAAAAGCATCCCCAGAAACCGGCACAATATaagcataaaataaattttaagtcAGAGATTGGAAgtcataacggagctgttccatcGAAAATACTACCATGGTGCACGATGAATGGATTGGTTAAGGTACGTAAAGTAGACAGGCCACGAGACTCTATTAATGTAGTAGGTATCTAAAACTTATCCCCAATAATGATAACCTTGTCATGAATCTAAGGCCAAATTTTGGCATATCCCGCTGTTTTAAGAGGCAACTTGTGAAGTATAAGTGAACTCATGGCGCCTATAACTAGGAAAATCGAGTCTGAATTAGTCCAATAATCGTTAAAATAAGAATCAGAAAGCTAATGCACTtgcgtgcgtgtgtgtgtgtgtgtgtgtgtgtgaaggcATCTAAAAGAATTGATTGACATCTCTAAGAAATTGTATCAGAAAATGATTCTGCTTCACTGTTCCAGTAATTAAACAAAGATTACAATAAACAAGAAATGCTATGACACTACCGTCTATAAAATACTGATTATCATGTATGATAAAGAGTCACTGCGGTTCACTGATAAAAGAGCACTTACCAAATCTGAAAAGAATAGCCCCATTCCACACCTCCCCTCAACCAAAACATAGGAGAAAACAATACCAGAAAGTTGTACAAGAACGAAACAACGTGTCTTTCCAGGCCATTAAAGTTTAAGTCAGTAATGAACCTTTCATTGAATTTCATGAACATGAAAGAGAAAATTCAAAGAAACAAAAAGATAAGGTGATGAAGATATCATAATTCGTACCGGCAAAGTCAGTAACTTTATCAAACTTGAGGAGTGCTGTGATAACGAAAAATATAAACTGATAACCCAACTGCAAAAACAATTAAGAATatcacatcattattcaaagccGCAGAGAGTGCTCCTACAGAAACAAACAGGGAAGAAGAAAGCGGTTACGGTAACAATGGCAGTGAGGCCCAACAAATTGGAGTCCATTCCTCTTCCAACCCAAGAGTGTAGTTGTCTCTCTAATGATTAATTAATTTCTCTTTGTTTATTACTATTATTCATCACTGTGGTATAATTCCTTACCGCGTCACCACTTGGGTTGTGTGGTTAAGATTTGTTATGCTACTTTCCCTTAGACGACTTACACTCTGTTTGGATCATTGTTCTCCATCGTTTTATAATGATGTATTGTATTATATCGTATTGTatgtattgtattattattttatggatacaatatttggatagattgtattgtttgttattgttaaataatattttactgTTTGATTTGACTGTATTGTACTGTACTGTaactgataagtttactaaactaccctcaattatttaaatattaaatttatcaaaaattatgctataaaaataattttaaaaaacaaaacacaAGGAGGCAAAACACCTTAAGAAAGTAGAACAAAGGAGTGAGACAGAAGAAGGCAAAACAAAGGAGCACAGCTAATTAGAATTGAGTTAAAAGCAAATTaggagaaaaaataaaacagaaggcCCCAAAACACCTTTAACGTTTGCGGcaaaagttttggaaaaaaaaaacaaaatgggTTATAGGTTtgagatttggagttaaaataaaaaaaatgtaaaggTTAAAATAGAATTGTGGAGTAATAAGTTAGGacataattagaaaaaaaatagaaaacaatcCCACCACACCAAATCAGTTGTTTCAAAAATGGGGACTTTTCATTGTTCCGGAACAAtgaatttaacaatacaatacaaccaattttaatgaaacattcaaaacaaacattgtcttGGGATAACAATACAACgggaacaaccatccaaacaatcTATTAGGCTATGAACATATTCCAGCCAATATTTCTATCTGTGTGtaaattttgaaatttgttgCCAAAGTACTTAAGTTTTGTGCTTATTAAATGATTCTCACCATTCCTCATTACCTCTCTCTAATGTATACATTTTCCTCTCCCTTGAATACATTATAGATTTATTTAACTCCTATTCCCTCCGGTCCAATTTGCTTTGGGCACACCCATTaaggaaatactaaattctagatgAAAATAGTTAATATGGCTAAATTACCTTCATTAAATGTTCCATCATAGTTATAGTAACACTTACTTCTCTTCTCAAATGTGAGGAGTAAATAACTTTTTAGGAATACGTACATaatggtaattttgtaaaaataaattgaattttttcttgattactatataaatggacacttattttgaaacaaaataaaaaagtaaatttgTCACTTATCGTGGACCGAAGCGAGTATTAGGaataaactaattaactaataattTATTACGTAATTTGTTTGAAGGAAAACCTTTTTGAATTTGTTTGAATCCTAGGAACAAATTACTAAAAATTCTAAGGAGGTTGTATTGATCGAGAGAAAGGTGTTAACATACTCAATGTACAATTGCCTGAGTCAAATTCcaattaattttaaaagattAGTCGATAAAGGCAACAAATAATGTAAAAATTGTGTGGGGTAATCACTTTTTAAAGTGGTGTTTATTTTTTATCCAGCATTTTTAATGCTTAGCAATAGTAACtactagtctattaaaattaatatgaaaagactgtgttaccctttcttctatctctttcatgtgTTACGGAGAAGAACTGTGCCACCGTCTATGAGATACAATTTCCGTTTCCCCTAATTTCAAGGCATTCCCTTGGGTTCACTCAAAAGGGTCATGCTTTCCGGTAAGAACAAATAGAACAAAGGAGGAGAAAAGTTATTTCAGAAGCTTCCCAGTGTAGTTGCAGGCTGTCCATTGATTTTTCTAATGCTTCTTCATTTTGACTGTTTACctgtttaaggaaagaaatcagttaatTAGATATTATTATATTTCCATATGATTATATGGTATGATTTACTAGCAGTTCTAataggggcatttgcatctatactcgttttttgggtcacgttttaacttgtgcccgctttggaaaaaatgcaagcgtacccactttttcgcgtaacttcagcatagggggctgaagtagcaaagacaatcacgcaaaatttcagcattctagtagacgggattgaagtagcaagtgtgctgaagtttttgtttgtaattgttgaacttaagcatagtagctgaagttttgttctctatttgctgaaatttttgtttgtaattgctaaagtttttatttttgtaactgacgacttttgttttgtaactgacaAACTTAAactctaaagctgaagtttttgtttgtaacttgCGAATTTTTTATATGTAACTgaacttcagccttcttagagTTGAAGGCAAAACTTCAGAGTCAAACATCATAATTTGGACAGATTCAAAGGCAAAGCTTCGCAATTTGGATAGACTCAACACTCGACGTTGAACATCCTACCTTCTAAAGAATTACTAGTTAGCAAAAAACATATCGAAAACAAGGACCCATTACTGCTGCTAATTATCGTATTCAAATAAGGACCCATAACTGCTTTTTCCATTCAACATACCCAATTGTATTCACTCAAAATGCATACTGTGTTTCGTGAATCTCTTAGGACAAAAGAACAAACATGACACAGAATATTAGCATGCTCGAAATCCCCAGCTTTTAGTAACTTTGAGGAGAAGttaaaacttcaaaaaaaaaatgggtataatTTAAATGGGAACGATCAAATAAGGCGTCCCGTACAATTTTTACGTTCTAATACTACTAGAGGAACaaaggaactaaggaacaaaggtggggagaagaagttattccgactcactaaggcgagagagaggacaactcgggacctggaccaagtgaggtgcataaaagatgatgacgacaaagttttgatgggagatgaccaaaTTAAGAGGAGGtgacagacctactttcataaacttttaagtgaagaaggggatcaggatattatacttggggaattgaggaatgccgacagtcaccatgaattaagtaattgtagggacattgagatcgatgaagtcatggaggcaatgcgtaagatgagaaggggcagagctaccgggccagacgaaattccggttgaactgtggaggtgtgtgggtagagcagacTTGGagtggcttactgcattgtttagtgttatattcaagactaataggatgcctcaagagtggaggtggagtacaatggtcccgttgtataagaacaaaggtgatgtccagaggtgtaacaactataggggcatcaaattactaagtcataccatgaaagtttgggagagagtggtagaaatgagagtgcgaaggacggtgtctatttcagacaaccagttcgggttcatgccggggcgatctaccacagaagctatccaccttattaggaggatagtggaacagtacagggataggaagaaggatctccatatggtgtttattgatctggagaaagcgtacgatagggttcctaggaaggtcttatggagttgcttagaggataaaggggtcccggttgactatattaggttgattaaagacatgtatgctggagctaagactcgggttaggacagtagaaggtgactctgaacactttccagttattacggggttgcaccaagggtctgtgctcagcccattcctatttgccctggtgatggatgcactgactcatcacattcaaggggaggtgctatggtgcatgctatttgctgatgacattattctaattgacgagactcaaggcggcgtcaacgagaggttagagatttggagacatgctcttgagtctaaaggtttcaagttgagcaggacgaagacggaatacctcgagtgcaaatttggagttgagccgacggaagcgggagttgaagtgaggcttgactctcaagtcattcccaagaggggtagtttcaagtaccttggatcagttattcaggggatcggggagattgacgaggatgtcacataccgtataggggtggggtggatgaagtggaggttagcgtcgggagtcttgtgtgacaagaaagtgccaccattACTAAAatgtaagttttatagagcagtggttaggcctgccatgttatatggaactgaatgttggccgataaagaactcacacacccagaagatgaaagtagcagagatgaggatgttgaggtggatgtgcgggcatacaaggatggataagattaggaatgaagatattcgacaGAAGGTAGGcatggcccccatggaggacaagatgcgggaagtaagactcagatggttcgggcacattcagaagatgagcactgatgcaccggtgaggaggtgtgagcgactggctgtagtgggcacgcggagaggtagagggcgacctaagaagtattggggagaggtgatcagacaggacatgacgcgacttaggattactgaggacatggcccttgacagggaattatggaggtcgagcattaaggttgtaggttaagggaaagttgtgaatatttctacagcacaatagagtgagactagctagttaggagttacactaagaatataattggtcgtctattgatgcagggatttacctgctagttttactataccagctatttatttcgtatttcgtattctgtatttcatatctcttatattgttgttattgtattatgcattttttatggtactaatatatcggctcctgttgctttttttgagccgagggtctcctggaaacagcctctctacccttcggggtaggggtaaggtctgcatacatattaccctccccagaccccacttgtgggattatactggatcgtttgttgttgttgttgtaatattacTAGAGGAGGGATGACTCATGCTGAGCATGGGCCCAACActgaattacaaaaataatttccttaattTTATTTCTCTAGTTATTTTGTAaagattatttatattaatttaaaaaatatatttaaagataaaaaatatatatgaatctttatttaataaaaatattatttttcgaGTTAACCAtctgattttaaacttattttgttggaattaaaCACAGCGAAAAAGATATAAAAAGGTTTCAAATATATCATTAGATTG belongs to Nicotiana tabacum cultivar K326 chromosome 6, ASM71507v2, whole genome shotgun sequence and includes:
- the LOC107809559 gene encoding uncharacterized protein LOC107809559 isoform X1, whose product is MDSNLLGLTAIVTLGYQFIFFVITALLKFDKVTDFAGSTNFIVLAILTLVLNGSWYFRQVILSLFVVIWGLRLGLFLLMRILQWGEDRRFDDKRDNLGKLAVFWILQAIWVWTVSLPVTVVNASDKQPPLQAQDIIGWIMWSSGILVEITADQQKLAFKNSPENRGRWCTVGLWKYSRHPNYFGEIFLWWGVFLASTPVLEGAKWLVVFGPVFVTLLLLFVSGIPLLEASGDKKFGNVAAYRSYKRKTSPLILLPPGVYGNLPQWFKAILLFEFPLYSRNLPQEELSWNRRSQQGSRVEPKMS
- the LOC107809559 gene encoding uncharacterized protein LOC107809559 isoform X2 codes for the protein MDSNLLGLTAIVTLGYQFIFFVITALLKFDKVTDFAGSTNFIVLAILTLVLNGSWYFRQVILSLFVVIWGLRLGLFLLMRILQWGEDRRFDDKRDNLGKLAVFWILQAIWVWTVSLPVTVVNASDKQPPLQAQDIIGWIMWSSGILVEITADQQKLAFKNSPENRGRWCTVGLWKYSRHPNYFGEIFLWWGVFLASTPVLEGAKWLVVFGPVFVTLLLLFVSGIPLLEASGDKKFGNVAAYRSYKRKTSPLILLPPGVYGNLPQWFKAILLFEFPLYSRNLPQEELS